In one Fibrobacterota bacterium genomic region, the following are encoded:
- a CDS encoding DUF3303 family protein, translating into MLFMVIERFRDNDMIPIYKKVREGGRSLPEGLKYIDSWVEPNFSRCFQLMGCDDARLFQEWVLQWRGMGVAMEIIPVVSSKDTREVVAPHLDK; encoded by the coding sequence ATGCTTTTCATGGTTATCGAACGCTTTCGCGACAACGACATGATTCCGATTTACAAGAAGGTGCGCGAAGGCGGACGCTCGCTTCCCGAGGGATTGAAATACATCGATAGTTGGGTAGAGCCCAACTTCAGCCGCTGCTTCCAACTCATGGGGTGCGACGACGCCCGCCTGTTCCAGGAATGGGTCCTGCAATGGCGGGGCATGGGCGTCGCGATGGAAATCATTCCGGTAGTCTCAAGCAAAGACACCCGCGAAGTCGTCGCACCTCATCTGGACAAGTAG
- a CDS encoding DUF1330 domain-containing protein — MLKGYWMVRADVKDAEKFKAYVQANAEPFRMHGARFLARAGRTEVVEGTTRSRNTILEFPSFEAALACWKSPEYQAAAALRLPYSEIDIVVVEGYEGPQP; from the coding sequence ATGCTAAAGGGCTACTGGATGGTACGCGCGGACGTGAAGGATGCGGAGAAGTTCAAGGCTTACGTGCAGGCCAATGCCGAGCCCTTCCGGATGCATGGGGCGCGGTTCCTGGCGCGTGCGGGCAGAACGGAAGTCGTGGAAGGCACAACGCGTTCCCGGAATACCATCCTCGAATTCCCATCCTTCGAGGCCGCGCTGGCTTGCTGGAAGTCTCCCGAATATCAGGCCGCCGCCGCCTTGCGGTTACCTTATTCCGAAATCGACATCGTCGTCGTGGAAGGGTACGAAGGGCCCCAGCCGTAA
- a CDS encoding 4-hydroxy-tetrahydrodipicolinate reductase, with product MTVSIIVLGARGRMGQMVLQACANRIKAGQDLKVIGAVESPDSPHLGQPSGVEGIDVKVEGDLWSVLRPGAVVIDFTSPQSSLKALEQIKKAGAAHVLCTTGLSEAQKAVVTEAAKAAPVVFSPNMSMGVIVMFRVAEMVAKVLRDDFDVEITEAHHNQKKDSPSGTALGFAEAVARGHGVDLKSKASYGREGLVGARKRGEIGIHAVRGGDIVGDHTVLFAGDGERIELKHMAHSRMTFAQGAVKAALFLAGKGPGLYTMFDVLGL from the coding sequence ATGACCGTATCGATCATCGTGCTCGGGGCCCGGGGCCGCATGGGCCAAATGGTGTTGCAAGCCTGCGCCAACCGCATCAAGGCGGGGCAGGATCTCAAGGTGATCGGCGCCGTCGAATCGCCGGATAGCCCGCACCTGGGCCAGCCATCGGGGGTCGAGGGCATCGACGTGAAGGTCGAGGGGGATCTTTGGAGCGTCCTGCGGCCGGGCGCGGTGGTCATCGATTTCACTTCGCCGCAATCCTCCCTGAAGGCTTTGGAGCAGATCAAAAAGGCGGGCGCCGCCCACGTCCTATGCACCACCGGCTTGTCGGAGGCCCAGAAAGCCGTCGTCACCGAAGCCGCCAAGGCGGCGCCGGTCGTGTTCTCGCCCAACATGAGCATGGGGGTGATCGTCATGTTCCGCGTGGCCGAAATGGTGGCCAAGGTCTTGCGGGACGATTTCGACGTTGAGATCACAGAGGCGCACCATAACCAGAAGAAGGATAGCCCCAGCGGGACCGCCTTGGGTTTCGCCGAGGCGGTGGCCCGCGGCCATGGGGTGGATTTGAAGTCGAAGGCGAGCTACGGCCGCGAAGGGCTGGTGGGCGCGCGTAAGCGGGGCGAAATCGGCATCCACGCGGTTCGCGGCGGCGACATCGTGGGCGATCATACCGTGCTTTTCGCCGGGGACGGCGAACGCATCGAATTGAAGCACATGGCCCATAGCCGCATGACCTTCGCCCAGGGCGCGGTCAAGGCCGCCTTGTTCCTGGCGGGCAAGGGTCCGGGGCTCTATACCATGTTCGACGTGCTGGGCCTGTAG
- a CDS encoding 50S ribosomal protein L9, with protein MEIILKEDVTNLGRALDLVKVKTGYAHNYLFPRGLAVLATNTARKMIAAERAKVEERYKAAKAQIQVQADKMKDVSLTIAAKVHEGEKLYGSIQASDISTKLKEAGYDVDKHHILLAEPIKQLGMYTLKIQLHKEVETKIKLWVISDESK; from the coding sequence ATGGAAATCATCCTTAAAGAAGACGTTACCAACCTGGGCCGGGCCCTCGATCTCGTCAAGGTCAAGACCGGATACGCCCATAATTACCTGTTCCCGCGCGGCCTGGCCGTGCTGGCCACGAACACCGCCCGGAAGATGATCGCGGCCGAACGGGCCAAGGTCGAAGAGCGCTACAAGGCCGCCAAGGCCCAGATCCAGGTCCAGGCGGACAAGATGAAGGACGTGTCCCTCACCATCGCCGCCAAGGTGCACGAGGGCGAGAAGCTCTACGGCTCCATCCAGGCCTCGGACATCAGCACCAAGCTGAAGGAAGCCGGCTACGACGTGGATAAGCACCACATCCTGCTGGCCGAGCCCATCAAGCAACTCGGGATGTACACCCTGAAGATCCAGCTCCACAAGGAAGTGGAAACGAAGATCAAGCTCTGGGTGATCTCCGACGAGTCCAAATAA